In a single window of the Dreissena polymorpha isolate Duluth1 chromosome 3, UMN_Dpol_1.0, whole genome shotgun sequence genome:
- the LOC127873817 gene encoding uncharacterized protein LOC127873817 produces MSGMHTLLATACLVACLALTCHGASFGYKYCLYECSTCVQLWGDELYDGQRCATCCRHSDGVKVDSQCKVWTRNQMHYDKKDLDYVRGILAQKRTAYSDTLNYKYIFGEVTPDYCFGKR; encoded by the exons atgtcAG GAATGCACACTCTACTTGCCACTGCGTGCCTGGTCGCGTGTCTCGCGCTCACATGTCATGGGGCGTCCTTCGGCTACAAGTACTGCCTGTACGAGTGTTCCACGTGCGTACAGCTCTGGGGAGACGAACTCTACGACGGGCAGCGCTGCGCTACTTGCTGTCGTCATAGCGACGGGGTCAAGGTCGACTCGCAGTGCAAGGTGTGGACACGGAACCAGATGCACTACGACAAGAAGGATCTCGATTACGTGCGAGGGATCCTGGCGCAGAAACGCACCGCATATAGCGATACTCTCAACTACAAGTACATATTTGGCGAGGTGACGCCGGACTACTGTTTTGGCAAAAGATGA